One Xiphophorus hellerii strain 12219 chromosome 1, Xiphophorus_hellerii-4.1, whole genome shotgun sequence DNA segment encodes these proteins:
- the abhd6b gene encoding monoacylglycerol lipase ABHD6b isoform X2: protein MKIFWIFRAAMAAELDVVNLFFIAGATLAIPILAFLASFLLWPSVLIKVYYWYWRRTLGLQVRYADCGGYRFCYSYRGKPGMRPSILMLHGFSAHKDMWLTVVKYLPKHLHIVCVDMPGHEGTTRTNTEDYSVQGQVRRIHQFVGSIHLNRKAFHLVGTSMGGNVAGVYAACYPSEICSMTLICPDGIRHPCETKFDNHLQDLEHSNFTLNIPLIPTTPDEMEDMFKLCSHVRFKIPQQILQGLVDVREPHNAFYEEVFMEIIGENSRYALQEHLHLITSPLQVIWGKQDQVVDVSGATVIAELVPGCRVDLLDNCGHSVVMEKPCRTAKLILEFIILQQTAKSGTKKSS from the exons ATGAAAA TTTTCTGGATTTTTAGGGCAGCCATGGCAGCTGAACTGGATGTAGTGAACCTGTTCTTCATTGCTGGAGCAACACTGGCTATTCCCATCCTGGCTTTTCTGGCTTCCTTCCTTCTTTGGCCATCTGTACTCATTAAAGTGTATTACTG GTACTGGAGAAGGACTTTGGGCCTGCAGGTTCGCTATGCAGACTGTGGAGGTTATCGCTTCTGCTATTCCTACAGAGGAAAACCTGGGATGAGACCCTCCATCCTGATGCTTCACGGCTTCTCTGCTCACAAAGACATGTGGCTGACTGTTGTCAAG TATTTACCAAAGCACCTGCACATCGTGTGCGTGGACATGCCTGGCCACGAGGGGACGACACGCACCAACACTGAGGATTACTCCGTTCAGGGGCAGGTCAGAAGGATCCATCAG TTTGTAGGAAGCATTCACTTAAACAGAAAAGCGTTCCATCTGGTGGGAACCTCCATGGGGGGAAATGTTGCTGGGGTTTATGCAGCCTGCTATCCCTCGGAAATCTGCAGCATGACTCTCATCTGTCCCGATG GAATCAGACATCCATGTGAGACCAAATTTGACAATCACCTTCAAGATCTGGAACACAGCAACTTCACACTGAACATCCCGCTGATCCCAACTACACCAGACGAGATGGAGGACATGTTCAAACTCTGTTCTCATGTTCGCTTTAAAATTCCTCAGCAG attcttcAGGGATTGGTTGATGTGCGAGAACCTCACAACGCATTTTATGAAGAAG tttttaTGGAGATCATCGGTGAGAACTCAAGATATGCCTTACAGGAGCATTTGCATCTCATAACCTCACCTTTACAAGTGATTTGGGGCAAACAAGATCAG GTGGTGGATGTCTCTGGAGCTACAGTCATTGCTGAGTTGGTGCCTGGATGCAGGGTGGACTTGCTGGACAACTGTGGTCACTCTGTGGTGATGGAGAAGCCGTGTCGGACAGCCAAACTTATTCTGGAGTTTATTATCCTGCAGCAAACTGCAAAGAGCGGCACAAAGAAGTCTTCttga
- the abhd6b gene encoding monoacylglycerol lipase ABHD6b isoform X1: MINHPKQKKCCIIFSASLCKKPSNPSTADTQGHVSVCLDHDTQWAAMAAELDVVNLFFIAGATLAIPILAFLASFLLWPSVLIKVYYWYWRRTLGLQVRYADCGGYRFCYSYRGKPGMRPSILMLHGFSAHKDMWLTVVKYLPKHLHIVCVDMPGHEGTTRTNTEDYSVQGQVRRIHQFVGSIHLNRKAFHLVGTSMGGNVAGVYAACYPSEICSMTLICPDGIRHPCETKFDNHLQDLEHSNFTLNIPLIPTTPDEMEDMFKLCSHVRFKIPQQILQGLVDVREPHNAFYEEVFMEIIGENSRYALQEHLHLITSPLQVIWGKQDQVVDVSGATVIAELVPGCRVDLLDNCGHSVVMEKPCRTAKLILEFIILQQTAKSGTKKSS; encoded by the exons ATGATCAACCACCCGAAGCAGAAGAAATGCTGCATCATCTTCAGTGCCTCTCTGTGCAAGAAGCCATCAAACCCGTCTACTGCAGATACACAGGGCCACGTTTCAGTCTGCCTCGATCATGACACCCAGTG GGCAGCCATGGCAGCTGAACTGGATGTAGTGAACCTGTTCTTCATTGCTGGAGCAACACTGGCTATTCCCATCCTGGCTTTTCTGGCTTCCTTCCTTCTTTGGCCATCTGTACTCATTAAAGTGTATTACTG GTACTGGAGAAGGACTTTGGGCCTGCAGGTTCGCTATGCAGACTGTGGAGGTTATCGCTTCTGCTATTCCTACAGAGGAAAACCTGGGATGAGACCCTCCATCCTGATGCTTCACGGCTTCTCTGCTCACAAAGACATGTGGCTGACTGTTGTCAAG TATTTACCAAAGCACCTGCACATCGTGTGCGTGGACATGCCTGGCCACGAGGGGACGACACGCACCAACACTGAGGATTACTCCGTTCAGGGGCAGGTCAGAAGGATCCATCAG TTTGTAGGAAGCATTCACTTAAACAGAAAAGCGTTCCATCTGGTGGGAACCTCCATGGGGGGAAATGTTGCTGGGGTTTATGCAGCCTGCTATCCCTCGGAAATCTGCAGCATGACTCTCATCTGTCCCGATG GAATCAGACATCCATGTGAGACCAAATTTGACAATCACCTTCAAGATCTGGAACACAGCAACTTCACACTGAACATCCCGCTGATCCCAACTACACCAGACGAGATGGAGGACATGTTCAAACTCTGTTCTCATGTTCGCTTTAAAATTCCTCAGCAG attcttcAGGGATTGGTTGATGTGCGAGAACCTCACAACGCATTTTATGAAGAAG tttttaTGGAGATCATCGGTGAGAACTCAAGATATGCCTTACAGGAGCATTTGCATCTCATAACCTCACCTTTACAAGTGATTTGGGGCAAACAAGATCAG GTGGTGGATGTCTCTGGAGCTACAGTCATTGCTGAGTTGGTGCCTGGATGCAGGGTGGACTTGCTGGACAACTGTGGTCACTCTGTGGTGATGGAGAAGCCGTGTCGGACAGCCAAACTTATTCTGGAGTTTATTATCCTGCAGCAAACTGCAAAGAGCGGCACAAAGAAGTCTTCttga